A stretch of Cicer arietinum cultivar CDC Frontier isolate Library 1 chromosome 5, Cicar.CDCFrontier_v2.0, whole genome shotgun sequence DNA encodes these proteins:
- the LOC101507616 gene encoding uncharacterized protein — translation MGPLVLSQLATGLSVLAGAVLVKSVMDQKPMAGPFPRCPSCNGTGRVPCLCSRWSDGDVGCSTCAGSGRMGCSSCGGSGTGRPLPARIAIRPSNRPS, via the coding sequence ATGGGTCCACTCGTGCTCAGCCAATTGGCAACCGGTTTAAGTGTCCTAGCCGGAGCGGTTCTCGTTAAATCGGTCATGGACCAAAAACCTATGGCCGGTCCATTTCCTCGATGTCCCAGTTGCAACGGAACCGGTCGAGTCCCTTGCCTCTGTTCCCGCTGGTCAGACGGTGATGTCGGTTGTAGTACTTGTGCCGGTTCGGGTCGGATGGGTTGCAGCAGTTGTGGTGGGTCCGGAACCGGTCGACCCTTACCTGCCAGAATCGCAATTCGGCCTTCGAACCGCCCTTCTTAG